The proteins below are encoded in one region of Populus alba chromosome 2, ASM523922v2, whole genome shotgun sequence:
- the LOC118057831 gene encoding RING-H2 finger protein ATL67, producing MSPATVTTSTSPPSSNYLTNLGLGYSIAIALGFLVLASTILLASYICCRATRNRSRNSNNNNYSNSTADGIMLPRIIFVAEDDEEHERDLEGAAVGLDQAVINSYPKFQFSRDGGFSERTDNLNNTCSICLCEYKDMEMLRMMPECRHYFHSLCLDAWLKLNGSCPVCRNSPLPTPLSTPLSEVVPLSQYAEDRRRR from the coding sequence ATGTCCCCCGCCACCGTCACCACCTCCACTTCCCCTCCCTCCTCTAATTATCTCACCAACCTTGGCCTTGGCTATTCTATAGCCATAGCCCTTGGCTTTCTCGTCCTTGCCTCCACTATTCTCCTTGCTTCCTACATATGTTGTCGCGCCACCCGAAATCGCTCTCGTAActccaacaacaacaattattcAAACTCTACAGCTGATGGAATAATGCTTCCTCGCATTATTTTCGTCGCTGAAGACGATGAAGAACACGAACGTGATTTGGAAGGTGCTGCTGTTGGACTCGACCAAGCTGTTATAAACTCGTACCCGAAATTCCAGTTTAGTAGAGATGGTGGGTTCAGCGAAAGAACCGATAATCTTAACAATACTTGCTCGATCTGTTTGTGCGAGTATAAAGATATGGAGATGTTAAGAATGATGCCTGAGTGCAGGCATTACTTTCACTCGCTCTGTCTTGATGCCTGGCTTAAGCTTAACGGGTCGTGCCCGGTCTGTCGGAACTCACCGTTGCCTACTCCGCTCTCTACACCATTGTCGGAGGTTGTGCCCTTATCGCAGTATGCAGAAG